One Primulina huaijiensis isolate GDHJ02 chromosome 8, ASM1229523v2, whole genome shotgun sequence genomic region harbors:
- the LOC140982385 gene encoding uncharacterized protein, which produces MFVKSYLLIIFFVCFFLHACNVRHEFGTATLDKPPLNKIKERVEISMSYSPNVKDASVNSIPNNSLPKEAETPNHSMQKTGSQGNKDFSGSLHKDLPTEPEGSRSAGEKVYRSSILSEEDLPVTDYQPPHRKSPIHNK; this is translated from the exons atgtttgtcAAATCTTATCTTTTGATCATCTTCTTCGTGTGTTTcttcttgcatgcatgcaatgttCGACATGAATTTGGGACCGCAACCCTCGATAAACCTCCTCTGAACAAG ATAAAAGAGAGAGTCGAAATCAGCATGAGTTATAGCCCAAATGTGAAGGATGCAAGTGTTAACAGTATCCCTAACAATTCACTGCCAAAAGAAGCAGAAACTCCTAATCATTCCATGCAAAAGACAGGCTCCCAAG GAAATAAAGATTTCAGTGGTTCTCTTCACAAAGACTTGCCAACCGAACCAGAG GGTTCAAGAAGTGCTGGAGAAAAGGTTTATCGTTCCTCAATTTTGAGTGAAGAAGATTTGCCAGTGACAGACTATCAGCCCCCCCATCGTAAATCTCCCattcataataaataa